A genomic region of Catalinimonas niigatensis contains the following coding sequences:
- a CDS encoding phytanoyl-CoA dioxygenase family protein, producing the protein MHTIKDYSNEHQPVSRLFQQPQIAQEWEQYKLSEEQITFFHQNGYLSNIRLLDEWQVDQLNEELAAITEPSHPGNSLFYEFHSNESTDPNAVLFHSLGHWRITPGFHDVLWNPAFVMAASQLLGNQSVRFWHDQLFCKPAHHGGVVAWHQDYSYWTRTQPMQHLTCWTGLDDANVDNGCLYYVPGSHRWGLLDKPELAGDMEGLMDYLTEEQKTEFKPVPIEMKKGYATFHHPLMVHGSYANQSPHSRRAFVLNVFADGTKSNTDEVLLESVPVIHKGEVMKGQFFPLLYQAD; encoded by the coding sequence ATGCACACCATCAAGGATTACTCAAACGAACATCAACCTGTCTCCAGGCTTTTTCAACAACCTCAAATCGCTCAAGAATGGGAGCAGTACAAGCTGTCTGAAGAGCAAATTACTTTTTTTCACCAAAATGGCTACCTCTCCAACATCAGGCTTTTAGATGAATGGCAGGTAGACCAACTCAATGAAGAACTGGCAGCCATTACCGAACCTTCTCATCCCGGAAATTCCCTCTTTTACGAATTTCATTCCAACGAATCCACTGATCCCAATGCGGTGCTTTTTCATTCTCTGGGACACTGGCGGATCACACCCGGGTTCCATGATGTTCTCTGGAATCCGGCATTCGTCATGGCGGCCAGTCAGTTGCTGGGCAACCAAAGTGTGCGGTTCTGGCATGATCAACTATTCTGCAAACCCGCTCATCATGGTGGGGTAGTGGCCTGGCATCAGGATTATTCTTACTGGACCCGCACTCAGCCCATGCAGCACCTCACCTGCTGGACAGGTCTGGATGATGCCAATGTAGACAATGGCTGTCTCTACTATGTGCCGGGAAGTCATCGCTGGGGATTGCTGGACAAGCCCGAACTGGCCGGGGATATGGAAGGGTTGATGGACTATCTTACCGAAGAGCAGAAAACGGAATTCAAACCGGTTCCTATTGAAATGAAGAAGGGTTACGCTACCTTTCATCATCCGCTGATGGTGCATGGCTCTTATGCCAACCAATCTCCCCATTCACGGCGGGCTTTTGTGCTCAATGTTTTTGCCGACGGTACCAAATCCAATACCGATGAGGTACTTTTAGAGAGTGTACCTGTTATCCATAAAGGTGAAGTAATGAAAGGTCAATTCTTTCCATTGTTGTATCAGGCCGATT